The Chryseobacterium phocaeense genome includes the window TGTGGATGGAGAAATCTTCTGAACGGAAGATTTTGCCGTTCCCGCAGTATAGCCGTTCCCGTTTAAGCTCAGGTCATATGTGATATAAGGAACAATATTGTAAAACCCCGGCTTTACAACGGTAAATACTCCGGTCGTTGAGTTATACGTAAGGTACGTATTATCAATTTTGTTCGTTACGTTATACACATAGCTTTTTGCGTAGCTGTCGTGCGTGCTGACGGGGTTGCTTCCGGTACCCGTGTAGCTTCCTGAACTGGGGTTCGTATCGGTTTTATTACCGACAAATACTACCTTTAAAAAGTTCTGGGACTCGATGGTCGTCCATGAAGGAGGATTATTGGCTCCGTTTGACATTAATACTTCACCACGGTTTCCGGAACTTCCTTTGGTCTTTGCATTGCCGCCTACATTAAGGTCTTTAACCACCTGAAGGCTTCCGTTGACATGCAGTGTGTTTTGTGGTGTTGGGGTTTCTATACCCACTTGAGCGTTTACAGTTAAGGACATGACAAATAATGCCATGTACGATAGCGTTTTCTTCATCCAATAGTTGTTTTTTGTTGAAATAATTTAAAAGCAAATATAAATTGTTTCTAAAACATTGAATTTTTAGCAGATAACTAAACATATTGAGCTATGAGTAAATCTGCTTAAAGCCGGGAAAAATATGATTCAGCTTTCCTGATCGTATTTGCTTTATATGTAACGATTTATGAATGAAACGGGCCGAATTTTAAATTCTATGCATAGTAAAATTTAACATACATAACCGTTTTTTTATGTAAATGAAGCTTTATTTCGATAAAAATACTAGAAAGTCATCCCTACACCTGCAGAAATTCTGCCTCCGTCCGAACCGTAGAAATAATTAAGTCTTGCAGAGAACATTTCCACAACACTCATCCAGAATCCTGCTCCCACAGACTGATGCCATTTTTTGGAATCTTCATCATCATTCCATACACGGCCCAGATCATAGCCAATCAGGACGCCCATGTTGGCAGGGATAATATTGTTTCTCACCCTTCCGAAGTCCCAGCGGATCTCAGAATTATTGGTAAAATAGGATTTCCCGGAGAACCGGTCATTTCTGAATGCTCTCATTCCATTGTTTCCGCCGATGCTTGCCGCCTGGTAGAATTCAAAATTATTATTGCTGATCCACATCGCATTGCTGGAATTTGCAAAAACAAAATTTCCTCTTTTATCAAGCCTGTGATCTATGGCAAGTGTTCCGCTCAGGGTGAAGAAATTCCTTTCCGTATTGGAGAGATTGGTTTTCCAGTCGGCATTCACAAGGAACTCAAGGCCTAAGGTAGGGAAAGCATTATTATCCAGATTTTTAAAACTGAAGGTATAATTGGCTCCTGCAAACTGCTGGCTGTTGAAAACTTCCGGTCTCACATCCGGAGACTGGTCTACAAAACGGTCCCCTTTGCGCTGAACCTTATTATCTTCAAAAGTAAGCTGGAACTGGTGCTGGAGATTCAGCCAGCTTTTTTTGGAGATCGATGGTGCAAAATTGAATTTGGAGATTCTCGCCCTGTTGTATTCTCTTTCCGTTTCTTCTTTATCGTACTCACTTTCATTGGAAAGTCCGAAGAAATTTTCTGCGAATCTTGGCGTGGTATAGGCCGCATCAAGGTTAAAGTCCCATCCGCCGATGGCCTTCTTGAAAATCCCTTTATACGCTGCATTGAATCCTCCTGTCGCTGTATAGAAATTAACTTTCAGACTGTGTTTCTGGGTATAAGGAGCACGGATGAAATTATTTACGGTGTAATTAGCCAGAACCCCCAGGATCACTCCGTCATCCGGGTTGTAGTCTGCATTCGGGTAGCCCGCAAAGAAATTATATTTCGGATGCTTGTAATTATAGGTATTGACATCGTAATCATCAGAAATATTTTTCGTTCCGCCTCCGTTATAGGTGTTTTTCTGGGATTTGAAGTCGTAGATTTTTACGCTTTTTCCGTCAGCTATATTGTAGACATCGTGGTTATAACCACCGATAAGCCTGATGTTCATCTTAGGTCTTCCATCTCCCGAAACTTCATAGATGTCATCGTCTTCAAGTCCGTAAATCCAAAGCTCTTTGGTCTTGGAATCTTCGTAATTTTTCTCAAAAACCAGTTCAGGATTTTCTTTGTTTTTGTCTAATTGATACTGCTTTACATTAACAGATTTTCCGGTCTTTGTAATCACAAATTTATCAGGATTTACGGTTCCTGCGAGCGATACTTTTTCCTGAAGAACATCGTAATATTGAGCTGCATAATCCTGCAGCTTTGTTTTTCTTATTTTTAATTTTCTCTGAATATCTGTAAGGGTTTCATCCTTCACCTCTTTGGGAAGGTTGGTAAATGCATCATCGATATCAGCATCCGTAAGGTGTTCCTGGATGTATTTCGCCTGTGCGATCCATTCTTCCTGGGTAGCGCCTTTCAAAAAGACAAGATCCAGCGGATATGGCTCCATATTCATCCATTTTACATTTTTAATGTCCTCTTTAAAGGTTTTCATGTGACGGATAGCCGGAACATTCATAATGATCTTAAAAGCTGCTCCGTCATATTTACTGAAAGCCTGGTCCCTGTCTTTGGGAATAGGTTTGTAAATGACCTTTTTGCCATCCTCATATTCTGCCCATTTCCATTGGTCGGAATGCCGGTCCCAGTCACCGATCAGCATATCAAAAATTCTTGCCCGGATATAAGACTCCCGGTCTACGGAATATTTATAGTTCTTAGAGAAATTTTTCAGAACATCATCGGTAGATACAATGTCCTTGGCATTATCCAGCGCCGCCAACG containing:
- a CDS encoding metallophosphoesterase; its protein translation is MNLSFKTHLKNTSIAFRTVLSAGVLYSCATYNVKKGKNLFEVQNSDIKSENDFKVFLIGDAGNSDEPQAQNTLNLLKNKLDSADSNSMLIFLGDNIYPNGLPKESDKEYASAKQKLENQLAITKNFKGKTLVIPGNHDWYSGLEGLKAQEDLVKTYLNDKKAFLPKNACGIDDINLSKDIKLIVIDTEWALVNWDQYPGVNKGCTIKTREDFFTEFKDLVTKNQDKRIIVALHHPVISSGTHAGFNSTKAHLYPLKSKIPVPVVASVVNVLRSSSGANLEDINNQHYADLANRLKSIVQDKENIIFVSGHDHNLQYHEDRNIRQIVSGAGSKTDPATIAEKSDFSYGGSGFAVLNLRKDQSTDVEYFSTKDNNLKKLTHISVISKPDVFVNNYPKSFPGNVSSSIYPVKLTKKGPVYRWLWGEHYRKYYGIPVDAPTADLASLNGGFTPFREGGGNQSNSLRLKAADGQEFVMRGVKKSAVRFLNNMAFKKSTFGNELNNTFPEKFLLDFYTTNHPFTPFSVGNMADKLNIFHSNPKLYYIPKQYALGEYNENYGDEMYMIEERFSSDPKTLAALDNAKDIVSTDDVLKNFSKNYKYSVDRESYIRARIFDMLIGDWDRHSDQWKWAEYEDGKKVIYKPIPKDRDQAFSKYDGAAFKIIMNVPAIRHMKTFKEDIKNVKWMNMEPYPLDLVFLKGATQEEWIAQAKYIQEHLTDADIDDAFTNLPKEVKDETLTDIQRKLKIRKTKLQDYAAQYYDVLQEKVSLAGTVNPDKFVITKTGKSVNVKQYQLDKNKENPELVFEKNYEDSKTKELWIYGLEDDDIYEVSGDGRPKMNIRLIGGYNHDVYNIADGKSVKIYDFKSQKNTYNGGGTKNISDDYDVNTYNYKHPKYNFFAGYPNADYNPDDGVILGVLANYTVNNFIRAPYTQKHSLKVNFYTATGGFNAAYKGIFKKAIGGWDFNLDAAYTTPRFAENFFGLSNESEYDKEETEREYNRARISKFNFAPSISKKSWLNLQHQFQLTFEDNKVQRKGDRFVDQSPDVRPEVFNSQQFAGANYTFSFKNLDNNAFPTLGLEFLVNADWKTNLSNTERNFFTLSGTLAIDHRLDKRGNFVFANSSNAMWISNNNFEFYQAASIGGNNGMRAFRNDRFSGKSYFTNNSEIRWDFGRVRNNIIPANMGVLIGYDLGRVWNDDEDSKKWHQSVGAGFWMSVVEMFSARLNYFYGSDGGRISAGVGMTF